A single Deltaproteobacteria bacterium DNA region contains:
- the mreC gene encoding rod shape-determining protein MreC, whose translation MRSRYCGRSQFTKINGLPTRLEASEPSMLAFLRRNQILLSSCFCLILSLYLLAASARGQLKYDPVGSAVLWLVRPLQSGAQAVSNWIKEMSQSPVTLANLRSENDKLRKQMLHLEAERNRLLEGEAANKRLQELLDFRSQVPSGSVTAAIIANTASTWFQSCLLNKGSADNVRKGMAVVSPQGIVGQVVSVTPQSAKVLLITDANSGVDVLVQRTRSRGIVSGALDGTVVMKYVKRSDELQEGDRLITSGLDGVFPKGLLVGTIGKVRRQQAGLFQSIEVVPAVHAGQLEEVLIVGGDAPAPAAKG comes from the coding sequence ATGAGATCACGCTACTGCGGGAGGTCGCAGTTCACTAAAATTAACGGTTTACCCACCCGGTTGGAGGCATCTGAGCCTTCCATGCTCGCTTTTCTACGCCGCAATCAAATTCTCCTTAGCTCCTGTTTCTGCCTTATCTTGTCTTTGTATCTGCTCGCCGCCAGCGCGCGCGGTCAACTCAAGTACGATCCGGTCGGCTCGGCCGTGCTCTGGCTGGTGCGTCCGTTGCAGAGCGGCGCTCAGGCGGTCAGCAACTGGATCAAAGAAATGAGCCAAAGCCCGGTCACGTTGGCCAACCTGCGCAGCGAAAACGACAAACTGCGCAAACAGATGCTGCATCTCGAAGCCGAGCGCAACCGGCTGTTGGAAGGCGAGGCCGCTAATAAGCGGCTGCAAGAGCTGCTCGATTTTCGTAGTCAAGTGCCGAGCGGCAGCGTCACCGCCGCCATCATCGCCAACACGGCCAGCACTTGGTTTCAAAGCTGTTTGTTGAACAAGGGCAGTGCCGACAATGTGCGCAAAGGCATGGCCGTGGTTTCGCCGCAGGGAATTGTCGGCCAAGTGGTGTCGGTGACGCCGCAGAGCGCGAAAGTTCTGTTGATTACCGACGCCAACAGCGGCGTCGACGTGCTCGTGCAGCGCACGCGCAGCCGCGGCATTGTTTCAGGCGCTCTCGATGGCACCGTGGTGATGAAATACGTCAAACGCTCCGACGAGCTCCAGGAGGGCGACCGCCTGATCACTTCGGGCCTCGACGGGGTTTTCCCCAAAGGCCTCTTGGTTGGCACCATCGGCAAAGTGCGCCGGCAACAGGCCGGCCTGTTTCAGTCGATCGAAGTTGTGCCGGCGGTGCACGCCGGTCAACTCGAAGAGGTGCTCATCGTCGGTGGCGATGCGCCGGCGCCGGCCGCGAAAGGTTAG
- a CDS encoding rod shape-determining protein, which produces MLDALFGVFSNDLAIDLGTANTLIYVKNQGIVCNEPSVVAVQQKAERGGKKVLAVGAEAKRMLGRTPGSIVAIRPLKDGVIADFEITEAMLRYFIQKVHNRRTLVRPRIIVGVPFGITEVEKRAVKESAESAGAREVYLIEEPMAAAIGAGLPITEPTGNMIVDIGGGTTEVAVISLSGIVFSRSVRVGGDKMDEAIAQFIKRKYNLLVGERTAEVIKITIGSAYPGDEVQTMQIKGRDLVAGVPKTVVITDEEIRDSLLEPINQIVEAVRLSLERTPPELASDIVDRGIVLAGGGALLRNLDVLLREETGLPVMMADDPLTAVVMGAGKALDEITLLREVAVH; this is translated from the coding sequence ATGTTGGATGCCCTCTTCGGCGTCTTTTCGAACGATCTTGCCATCGATCTCGGGACGGCCAACACTTTGATTTATGTGAAGAACCAGGGGATCGTCTGCAATGAGCCGTCGGTGGTTGCGGTTCAACAGAAAGCCGAACGGGGCGGCAAAAAAGTTCTCGCGGTCGGCGCCGAAGCGAAGCGCATGTTGGGTAGAACGCCTGGCAGCATCGTCGCCATCCGACCGCTCAAGGACGGCGTTATCGCCGACTTCGAAATCACCGAAGCGATGCTGCGCTACTTCATTCAAAAAGTTCACAACCGGCGCACCCTGGTGCGGCCGCGCATTATCGTCGGCGTTCCCTTCGGCATTACCGAGGTAGAGAAGCGCGCGGTCAAAGAATCCGCCGAGTCGGCCGGCGCCCGTGAAGTTTACCTCATCGAAGAGCCGATGGCCGCGGCCATCGGCGCCGGCCTGCCGATTACCGAGCCCACCGGCAACATGATCGTCGACATCGGCGGCGGCACCACGGAGGTGGCCGTCATCTCACTTTCCGGCATCGTTTTCTCGCGCTCGGTCCGCGTCGGCGGCGACAAAATGGACGAGGCGATCGCCCAATTCATCAAACGCAAATACAATTTACTGGTCGGTGAGCGCACCGCCGAGGTCATCAAAATCACCATCGGCTCGGCCTACCCTGGCGATGAAGTGCAGACCATGCAGATCAAAGGACGGGATCTGGTGGCCGGCGTGCCCAAAACGGTGGTCATCACCGATGAAGAGATTCGCGACTCGTTGCTGGAACCGATCAATCAGATCGTCGAAGCCGTGCGCTTGTCGCTCGAACGGACGCCGCCGGAACTGGCGTCGGATATTGTCGATCGCGGTATCGTGCTTGCGGGCGGCGGCGCGCTGCTGCGCAATCTCGATGTCTTGTTGCGCGAAGAGACCGGCTTGCCGGTGATGATGGCCGACGATCCGTTGACCGCGGTCGTGATGGGTGCCGGCAAAGCGCTCGATGAGATCACGCTACTGCGGGAGGTCGCAGTTCACTAA